The Gillisia sp. Hel_I_86 genome has a segment encoding these proteins:
- a CDS encoding HPF/RaiA family ribosome-associated protein, protein MEAIFQFVQLTKSERLEELTQQKLDKLENKYDWVIRADVFFKKQDGEEPKGFICNIRLSVPGPQVFAESNETSFEAAIAETVSDLDRQLSKRKAQMKTY, encoded by the coding sequence ATGGAAGCTATATTTCAATTTGTTCAACTAACAAAAAGTGAGCGTTTAGAGGAATTGACACAACAAAAACTAGATAAACTGGAAAATAAATACGATTGGGTTATCCGTGCCGATGTTTTCTTTAAAAAACAAGATGGAGAGGAACCTAAAGGATTTATTTGCAATATAAGATTAAGTGTTCCCGGCCCCCAGGTTTTCGCAGAATCCAATGAAACTTCATTTGAAGCAGCAATCGCTGAAACGGTAAGCGACCTGGACAGACAACTTTCCAAGCGCAAGGCGCAAATGAAGACGTATTAA